The following are encoded together in the Triticum dicoccoides isolate Atlit2015 ecotype Zavitan chromosome 6B, WEW_v2.0, whole genome shotgun sequence genome:
- the LOC119324568 gene encoding acetyl-coenzyme A synthetase, chloroplastic/glyoxysomal-like, translated as MGAATAGQQAGGTPDKLRHVESMSELPSGAGTISGISAVVLGESLADEEHDLIFPSAEFSASALVSSPKQYKEMYERSIKDPAGFWSEIADAFYWKEKWNPSEVCSENLDVSKGPVHISWFKGGKTNICYNAVDRNVEAGSGDKIAMYWEGNEPGQDGKLTYSELLEKVCQLANYLKSVGVGKGDAVIIYLPMLLELPIAMLACARIGAVHSVVFAGFSADSLAQRIVDCKPKLVLTCNAVKRGPKPILLKDIVDAALVESEKNGFSVGICLTYENQSVMKRQDTKWQVGRDVWWQDVVTNFPTKCDVEWVDAEDPLFLLYTSGSTGKPKGVMHTSGGYMVYTATTFKYAFDYKPTDIYWCTADCGWITGHSYVTYGPLLNGAAVLVFEGTPNYPDAGRCWDIVDKYKVSIFYTAPTLVRSLMRDGDEYVTRYSRKSLRVLGSVGEPINPSAWRWFYNVVGDSKCPISDTWWQTETGGFMMTPLPGAWPQKPGSATFPFFGVQPVIVDEKGQEIEGECSGYLCIKKSWPGAFRTLYGDHDRYETTYFKPFAGYYFTGDGCSRDKDGYHWLTGRVDDVINVSGHRIGTAEVESALVSHPQCAEAAVVGVEHEVKGQGIYAFVTLVDGVPYSEELRKSLIAKVRTQIGAFAAPDRIHWAPGLPKTRSGKIMRRILRKIAAKQLDELGDISTLADPGVVDQLIALKDC; from the exons ATGGGCGCCGCCACCGCGGGCCAGCAGGCGGGCGGGACGCCGGACAAGCTCCGGCACGTCGAGTCCATGTCCGAGCTGCCCTCCGGCGCCGGGACCATCTCCGGGATTAGCGCCGTCGTGCTCGGCGAGTCGCTCGCCGACGAGGAGCACGACCTCATCTTCCCCAGCGCCGAGTTCTCCGCCTCCGCGCTCGTCTCCTCCCCCAAGcag TACAAGGAGATGTACGAGAGGTCCATCAAGGACCCGGCCGGGTTCTGGTCGGAGATCGCCGACGCCTTCTACTGGAAGGAGAAGTGGAACCCCAGCGAGGTCTGCTCCGAGAACCTCGACGTCAGCAAGGGCCCCGTCCACATCAGT TGGTTCAAAGGGGGCAAAACCAACATATGCTACAATGCCGTCGACCGCAACGTCGAGGCTGGGAGTGGGGACAAGATTGCAATGTACTGGGAGGGGAACGAGCCCGGTCAGGATGGAAAGCTCACCTATTCTGAGCTCCTGGAGAAGGTTTGCCAG CTTGCCAATTACTTGAAGAGTGTTGGTGTCGGCAAGGGGGATGCTGTAATCATCTACTTACCGATGCTGCTGGAGCTTCCCATTGCCATGCTTGCATGTGCCCGTATCGGCGCTGTCCATTCG GTTGTGTTTGCTGGCTTCTCTGCGGATTCGCTGGCCCAAAGGATCGTTGATTGCAAGCCTAAGCTTGTGCTCACTTGCAATGCCGTGAAAAGGGGGCCCAAGCCCATTCTTCTCAAAGATATAGTGGATGCTGCTCTGGTGGAAAGTGAGAAGAATGGATTCTCTGTAG GTATTTGTTTGACATATGAAAACCAGTCTGTAATGAAGAGGCAAGACACAAAATGGCAAGTGGGAAGAGATGTTTGGTGGCAG GATGTTGTGACCAATTTTCCTACCAAGTGTGATGTGGAATGGGTGGATGCGGAGGATCCATTGTTTCTTTTGTACACGAGTGGCAGCACCGGAAAACCAAAG GGTGTTATGCATACTTCTGGGGGCTATATGGTGTATACTGCAACAACATTTAAGTATGCTTTTGATTACAAGCCAACAGACATATACTG GTGCACTGCGGACTGTGGCTGGATTACTGGACATAGCTATGTGACATATGGCCCACTCCTGAATGGAGCTGCAGTTCTTGTTTTTGAAGGG ACTCCGAACTACCCTGATGCTGGTCGGTGCTGGGACATTGTGGACAAGTACAAGGTGTCGATATTTTATACCGCGCCAACACTCGTCCGTTCACTCATGCGTGATGGTGATGAG TATGTTACACGCTACTCTCGAAAATCTCTCCGAGTCCTGGGAAGCGTTGGTGAGCCAATTAATCCTAGTGCATGGAG ATGGTTCTACAATGTTGTTGGGGATTCAAAGTGCCCCATATCAGACACTTGGTGGCAGACTGAAACTGGTGGCTTCATG ATGACTCCTTTACCTGGTGCTTGGCCTCAGAAACCGGGTTCTGCAACATTTCCTTTCTTTGGTGTGCAG CCGGTCATTGTTGATGAGAAAGGACAGGAGATTGAAGGAGAATGTAGTGGATATCTTTGCATTAAAAAATCATGGCCTGGGGCTTTCCGGACCCTCTATGGAGATCATGACAGATATGAGACCACATACTTCAAGCCATTTGCTGGCTACTATTTTACTGGTGATGGTTGCAGCAG GGACAAAGATGGTTACCACTGGCTTACTGGAAGAGTAGATGATGTTATCAACGTTAG TGGGCATCGAATTGGCACAGCAGAGGTTGAGTCTGCTTTGGTTTCGCATCCACAGTGTGCAGAGGCCGCTGTTGTTGGTGTTGAGCATGAG GTCAAAGGTCAGGGAATATATGCTTTTGTAACTTTGGTGGATGGCGTTCCTTACAGTGAAGAACTACGAAAGAGCCTCATAGCAAAAGTCCGCACTCAG ATCGGGGCATTTGCAGCGCCAGACAGGATCCACTGGGCGCCGGGGCTCCCCAAGACCCGCAGCGGCAAGATCATGCGCAGGATCCTGCGCAAGATCGCCGCGAAGCAgctggacgagctcggcgacataAGCACCCTCGCCGACCCCGGCGTCGTCGACCAGCTGATCGCGCTCAAAGATTGCTAG